One genomic segment of Aliarcobacter cibarius includes these proteins:
- the nadD gene encoding nicotinate (nicotinamide) nucleotide adenylyltransferase, producing the protein MKIAVFGGSFDPVHIAHKAIVEKALKELDIDKLIIVPTYLNPLKKDFLFEPEIRFALLKKVFEDNPKIEISDFEINQKKLSYTYETIRYIKSLHKPCKIYFIIGEDNLKSLHRWHNIEELKSSLEFIVAKREGYNLATNEYKTLEVNIDISSTRLREKLDLNFVPKNIWEDLINLQKKEKFE; encoded by the coding sequence TTGAAAATTGCAGTTTTTGGTGGCAGTTTTGATCCTGTACATATAGCACATAAAGCTATAGTTGAAAAAGCTTTAAAAGAACTTGATATAGATAAACTAATAATAGTTCCAACTTATTTAAATCCCTTAAAAAAAGATTTTTTATTTGAACCAGAAATTAGATTTGCACTGTTAAAAAAGGTTTTTGAAGACAATCCTAAAATAGAAATTAGTGATTTCGAAATAAATCAAAAAAAACTAAGCTATACTTATGAAACAATAAGATATATTAAGTCATTACATAAACCTTGTAAAATTTATTTTATAATAGGTGAGGACAACCTCAAATCTCTTCATAGGTGGCATAATATTGAAGAACTAAAATCTAGTTTAGAATTTATTGTCGCTAAAAGGGAAGGTTATAATCTAGCAACTAATGAATATAAAACTCTTGAAGTAAATATAGATATTAGCTCTACTAGACTAAGAGAAAAACTAGATTTAAATTTTGTACCAAAAAATATTTGGGAAGATTTAATAAATTTACAAAAAAAGGAAAAATTTGAATAG